The genomic interval GAAATTAAAGTTTGCAATTAATTACTTATAGTCAGAAAGGGATGTctctttctataaaaaaaatgcaagttaAGTTATAACCGTCAAAAATCAACATAATATATGAATAACTTTTGTGTTGGCACAGCAAACACGTTCCAGCAATGTAAAATGACCAGTATATTCTTTGTAATGTCTTCTACCTATCTCCCAGACTTTCCGAAAATAATCTGTTGCACTTTGTCGTTTTATGACTGGCGGATAGGCCAATAGACCAACGAACGAAAGGACAAAATAAAACCGTGTGCATATAATTCCATCTATGTAATCATTTCAACGCAAAATCTTTAGATTCTTTTAAAATTCATGATGAAATATCTTATTCCTTTAGATTTATCACAGAATTAAgtttatgtcattttttaaagTTCTTATGGGATACACGTTTTAAGGTGGAGGACGAGAGAAAAGACGGCGGCAAAATAGACGGGGACAAACTAAAAGTTCCCTCACATCAGTGGTGGACTAATAAAATAAGAATAACCGTGCAAATGGTGATGAAAATTTATCGTGTCTCCAGCTAAactgataaaacatatatataattccatgttattttcaaaaatacccgAAAGATTATTACAAACACGCAGGGAAATATCTAGAAAATCTACTGTAGACGAAGGATCAGCcgttttttaatacaaaacagtCTGGCTTTCATATATTTCAGcagttgtttttatttggcacaTTGTGATCTTGACTCCACATACTGTTTTTTAATAGAACCTGTTCTTTACGTATGTGACGTCATATGACGTGTCAAGTGATGACGTTCCTTAAAAGTTTCCTTACACACGTTACACTGTAGTTTATCTTCTCGCTTTTTCTTAATTGGATCAAACTCTCGTTTATGATGAGATCTCATGTGATAAACGAGATCACTGGTCATACGGAATGTCGCGTTACACTTGGCGCACCAGTTCTGTGCCAATGATACGGGTTGTATAGGCCGTTGGACCATTGTGGGAGTGGCCGTCTGTAGGATTTTTTCAACCATAGGGTTGGCAGTTGGCATGAAAGGTAAATGGGACTTCCTTAATTGTTCCATTAACATTTGTTTACTGAACATATCTCCATTTTGTAGATTTCTAATGGCCTCTTGGTTTATGTTACCTACAGGACTAACCATCTGCGGTTTGTTGACAGCCGACACTTGCACGCGCTCAGAATACACGCGCGGGTCTAAGTAAGAGTGTGCAACAGATGAAACTGGAGCCATCCAGCCAGGACTCAACATTCCAAGCCCGACAGGTAAGCCGTTTGTCACTGAACTTTGTGGCAACATGCCTTTATTATATAAGTGTCTTGCAATTATTTCATGTTCCTTGTGTAAGGTCATCTTCGTTTCATTCAAGCTATGTGAATGTTTATTGGAGAGCTGAATATCTTCAACTGGTGAAATGTTTTCCCTTACAaaagatttttcaacttttcgaAAAGCACTGCCTATATCTCTAACCGCAGTTTGTCCGATTGCATTTATAGATCCAGGGGAGGTACTTTTTTCATGACTAGTTCCAGGTGTTTGCTCATTGTTATTTTCCTCccttgtttctaaaaatagtttcTTTCTTTGCAAGTCAATAGGATCAGTCTCTAAACTGCGCTTTAATCCTTTTGAATCCTTATTCATTGCAAGTTTATCCGTCCCTGACTCTCCTGCAGAATTACTGTGACTGGCTGTTGGCGAGAGCGAGATGTTGCTGGAATATTGACTTCCGGCGACCTTTGTGCACCGGAAGCGTAGATGCGCCATCAGAGGAAAGATGTAACGGAACTTTTCACCACACTTGTCACAGACAAGTTTTGTGTCATTGTCTGAAAATTGGAgaataaaattaatttcattagCTAGAGAGCATCGACACAAGTATGTGTAGTATTTACCTTccgttgtttttatttatgttgcAGAAGGAAAATAGTTGTTACTTAGTACCCAAAACgtgttgaacaattgttttacAGATACATGTTGAAGTAATTTTATTTCAAGTAGGAAAAAAGTATTAAATTAGGGAAAGAATATCTCGTTATGTATTACTTTATCAAAGTATTGATCAACATTATCACATTgcaatattaaaatataataaaagtacgCAAAtgtattgtttgaaattttaaaagtttctgcGTTACGAATGGCAAATATTTAGAGAAATTAAACTGTTGTGAGTTAGATCGAGGTACTGCTTAAGCTTATTTGAATTACTCTGAAGTCGGCTACATCGAG from Mercenaria mercenaria strain notata chromosome 2, MADL_Memer_1, whole genome shotgun sequence carries:
- the LOC123562157 gene encoding uncharacterized protein LOC123562157 translates to MGVTAETDVDYGRIYGPFPAVGHIPQSHFIGYLTADDRHDTGGVKINLNDTVLGNTWLPYVHPARTVDEQNMEAYMKDGNIFYRTLRIIRAGEELLVWYSKDFAQILEIPLSNIVQREDNDTKLVCDKCGEKFRYIFPLMAHLRFRCTKVAGSQYSSNISLSPTASHSNSAGESGTDKLAMNKDSKGLKRSLETDPIDLQRKKLFLETREENNNEQTPGTSHEKSTSPGSINAIGQTAVRDIGSAFRKVEKSFVRENISPVEDIQLSNKHSHSLNETKMTLHKEHEIIARHLYNKGMLPQSSVTNGLPVGLGMLSPGWMAPVSSVAHSYLDPRVYSERVQVSAVNKPQMVSPVGNINQEAIRNLQNGDMFSKQMLMEQLRKSHLPFMPTANPMVEKILQTATPTMVQRPIQPVSLAQNWCAKCNATFRMTSDLVYHMRSHHKREFDPIKKKREDKLQCNVCKETFKERHHLTRHMTSHT